A single window of Gossypium hirsutum isolate 1008001.06 chromosome A10, Gossypium_hirsutum_v2.1, whole genome shotgun sequence DNA harbors:
- the LOC107895972 gene encoding major strawberry allergen Fra a 1.08, with protein sequence MGVFTYDYESTSPVAPVRLFKAFTIEAAKVWPTAAPNAVKSVEVEANPSSGNIVKINFVEGLPFQYMKHQIGGHDENKFSYSYSLIEGGPLGYKLEKISYENKFEAAASGGSICKSSMKFYTVGDNVITEDEIEALIKGSEGVYKPVEAYLLANPEACN encoded by the exons ATGGGTGTTTTCACTTATGACTATGAATCTACCTCTCCAGTCGCCCCTGTCAGGCTTTTCAAGGCCTTTACTATTGAAGCCGCCAAGGTTTGGCCCACAGCTGCCCCTAATGCTGTCAAGAGTGTTGAGGTTGAAGCTAATCCTAGCTCAGGAAACATCGTAAAGATCAATTTTGTTGAAG GCCTTCCATTCCAATATATGAAGCACCAGATAGGAGGACATgacgaaaataaattttcatatagcTACAGTTTAATCGAAGGTGGGCCCTTGGGGTACAAGCTTGAAAAAATCAGCTATGAGAACAAGTTTGAGGCAGCTGCAAGTGGAGGAAGCATTTGCAAGAGCTCGATGAAATTTTACACTGTTGGCGACAATGTAATCACTGAAGATGAAATCGAGGCTCTCATTAAAGGGAGTGAGGGAGTTTACAAGCCTGTTGAAGCTTACCTCTTGGCTAATCCCGAAGCCTGCAACTAA